One genomic segment of Mycolicibacterium psychrotolerans includes these proteins:
- a CDS encoding DoxX family protein — protein MSVLSARALPIDQLTATRASGAVVLIRLYVGLIFAGEGVLKFLRPDTLGPGRFEKSGIPSATLLAYADGTAEIICGAMILAGLLVRLAVLPMIVDMIGALTITKVPLLWHGAPLYPTEGGFWDFFHEGRLEIAMLCGSIFLLVVGAGGASLDQRLRPTPSDSAG, from the coding sequence ATGTCCGTCCTGTCCGCCCGCGCCCTACCGATCGACCAGTTGACCGCCACCCGGGCATCGGGGGCGGTGGTGCTGATCCGCCTGTACGTCGGCCTGATCTTCGCCGGTGAGGGGGTGTTGAAGTTCCTCCGTCCCGACACGCTGGGGCCCGGCCGCTTCGAGAAGTCCGGTATCCCGTCGGCGACGTTGCTCGCCTATGCCGACGGAACCGCCGAGATAATCTGCGGAGCAATGATTCTCGCGGGCCTACTGGTCCGGCTCGCGGTGCTTCCGATGATCGTGGACATGATCGGCGCCCTGACCATCACGAAGGTGCCGCTGCTGTGGCACGGCGCGCCGCTGTATCCGACTGAAGGCGGCTTCTGGGACTTCTTCCACGAGGGACGTCTCGAGATCGCGATGCTGTGCGGCAGCATCTTCCTGCTGGTCGTCGGCGCCGGTGGCGCCTCCCTCGATCAGCGCCTGCGCCCCACCCCCAGCGATTCAGCAGGATGA
- a CDS encoding oxygenase MpaB family protein, translated as MPDALRPPGAPTAFRYPDVGPRRARLRATIRRLTGVDPFPSDAVARAFIDGLTEGDPVAERFVAQTYHGEMGARRARDLVERAQREGIDSVPDAPDSMRALFEEFEQLPGWVQPDLVEQGAAVWRRWAYALGALGNAGTTDTYTEGWLAVPLSLSGGYAGRRAMHRYLETSRWWIEVCRPGAILTPGSLGRSISLHVRIMHVSVRERVRLHPEWDAQRWGLPISQSAMLLTLLGGSVAPALGLFLLGHLTSPAETRAVLHFNRYCGHLVGVRCDGYFPETVADAWRILLMADSARSHDSGSDGAELVESFVPAFAPTPAHRGLGRLRAEYHYRVQAGYLGLYMLPWNRRRYLLPSALPGISLLALRFPVVAGLEIARRVSPRLDRRWQRTNLERWERWLRWQSAGKAAEFEAAAPLRR; from the coding sequence ATGCCCGACGCCCTCCGCCCGCCCGGGGCCCCGACCGCGTTCCGCTATCCCGATGTCGGCCCGCGGCGGGCCCGGCTCCGCGCGACGATCCGGCGGCTGACCGGGGTCGACCCGTTCCCGTCCGATGCCGTCGCCCGTGCCTTCATCGACGGCCTGACCGAGGGCGATCCGGTGGCCGAGCGGTTCGTCGCGCAGACCTACCACGGCGAGATGGGCGCCCGCCGGGCCCGCGACCTCGTCGAGCGGGCGCAGCGCGAGGGCATCGACAGCGTCCCCGACGCGCCGGACTCGATGCGGGCGCTGTTCGAGGAGTTCGAGCAGCTGCCCGGCTGGGTGCAACCCGACCTGGTGGAGCAGGGCGCGGCGGTGTGGCGGCGCTGGGCCTACGCGCTGGGGGCACTCGGAAACGCCGGCACCACCGACACCTACACCGAGGGCTGGCTCGCGGTCCCGCTGTCGCTGTCCGGCGGGTACGCCGGCAGGCGTGCCATGCACCGCTATCTCGAGACGTCGCGCTGGTGGATCGAGGTGTGCCGTCCCGGGGCCATCCTGACCCCGGGCTCGCTGGGGCGCAGCATCTCCCTGCACGTGCGGATCATGCATGTCAGCGTCCGCGAGCGGGTCAGGCTGCACCCGGAATGGGATGCGCAGCGCTGGGGGCTGCCGATCAGTCAGTCGGCGATGCTGCTGACCCTGCTCGGCGGCAGCGTCGCGCCCGCCCTCGGCCTGTTCCTGCTCGGTCACCTGACCTCGCCGGCGGAGACGCGCGCGGTGCTGCACTTCAACCGTTACTGCGGTCATCTCGTCGGGGTGCGCTGCGACGGCTACTTCCCCGAGACGGTCGCCGACGCGTGGCGCATCCTGCTGATGGCCGACTCTGCCCGCAGCCACGACAGCGGGTCCGACGGAGCCGAACTCGTCGAGTCCTTCGTCCCCGCCTTCGCGCCAACCCCGGCACACCGCGGGCTCGGCCGGTTGCGGGCCGAGTATCACTATCGGGTGCAGGCGGGCTACCTCGGGCTGTACATGCTGCCATGGAACCGCCGCCGCTACCTGTTGCCGTCGGCGCTGCCAGGAATCTCGTTGCTGGCGTTGCGCTTTCCGGTGGTCGCCGGGTTGGAGATCGCCCGCCGGGTGTCGCCGCGGCTCGACCGGCGCTGGCAACGGACGAACCTCGAACGCTGGGAGCGCTGGCTGCGGTGGCAGTCGGCGGGGAAGGCGGCCGAGTTCGAGGCGGCGGCGCCTCTGCGCCGCTGA
- a CDS encoding GAF and ANTAR domain-containing protein has product MSSNEPAYRPDEELAGIFAGLSGVLLTEDTVAEALGTVTSLAADTIGDSTGAGVSLLDPAGTRISSGATDPLVKRLDDLQYRYDEGPCLTAWQESTVVRSDPEEDERRWPSWTRAAQALGLRSFLSAALITGERTLGAIKVYSTATDAYSDRDADLLRRFAIQAAIFVSNVQTMQAAGQMSDTLKETLRRRDVLAMARGIVMARNHIGPEEAFRRLVVESHTSRRVLTDVADRIVASATEA; this is encoded by the coding sequence ATGTCATCAAACGAGCCGGCGTATCGGCCGGACGAGGAACTGGCCGGCATCTTCGCGGGCCTGTCCGGCGTGCTGCTGACCGAGGACACCGTCGCCGAGGCACTGGGTACGGTGACGTCGCTTGCGGCCGACACGATCGGTGACAGCACCGGCGCCGGCGTGAGTCTGCTCGATCCGGCCGGCACACGGATCAGCTCCGGGGCCACCGACCCTCTGGTCAAGCGGCTCGACGATCTGCAGTACCGATACGACGAGGGGCCCTGTCTGACGGCATGGCAGGAGTCGACCGTCGTCCGGTCCGATCCCGAAGAAGACGAGCGCAGGTGGCCGTCCTGGACGCGCGCCGCCCAGGCACTGGGCCTGCGGTCGTTCCTCAGCGCCGCGCTCATCACCGGCGAGCGGACCCTCGGGGCGATCAAGGTGTACTCGACGGCAACGGACGCCTACTCCGACAGGGACGCCGACCTGTTGCGCCGCTTCGCAATTCAGGCCGCGATCTTCGTCAGCAACGTGCAGACCATGCAGGCAGCCGGGCAGATGAGCGACACGCTGAAGGAAACCTTGCGCCGTCGCGACGTGTTGGCGATGGCGCGCGGGATCGTGATGGCGCGCAATCACATCGGCCCTGAGGAGGCGTTCCGCCGTCTGGTCGTCGAGTCCCACACAAGTCGTCGCGTCCTGACCGACGTCGCCGACCGGATCGTCGCGTCGGCGACGGAAGCGTGA
- a CDS encoding GAF and ANTAR domain-containing protein, with product MSEDLAARMAELARAAAMPRDAEEVFSEVTSAAVELIPGVDTAGILLITKGGRFESHAGTTDLPHELDELQHTLQEGPCMDAALDDPVVRTDDFRVESRWPAYSAEVVELGVLSGLSFRLYTHERTTGALNLFGFAPTVWDNDGQLTGTVLAAHAAAAISAHRHAGQLTSALLSRDRIGQAKGIIMERFDVDDVQAFDMMRRLSQESNTRLVDIARRVIETRGGS from the coding sequence ATGTCAGAAGATCTTGCGGCCAGGATGGCCGAGTTGGCGCGCGCCGCCGCGATGCCGCGTGACGCCGAGGAGGTCTTCAGCGAGGTGACGTCCGCGGCGGTGGAGCTGATCCCGGGCGTGGACACTGCCGGCATCCTGCTGATCACCAAGGGCGGCAGATTCGAGTCGCACGCCGGCACCACGGACTTACCGCACGAACTCGACGAGCTGCAGCACACGCTGCAAGAGGGCCCGTGCATGGACGCCGCACTGGACGACCCGGTCGTTCGGACTGACGACTTCCGGGTGGAATCGCGGTGGCCCGCCTACTCGGCGGAGGTGGTCGAGCTCGGCGTGCTGAGCGGCCTGTCCTTCCGCCTCTACACACACGAGCGCACCACGGGAGCACTCAACCTGTTCGGGTTCGCGCCGACGGTGTGGGACAACGACGGGCAACTGACCGGCACGGTGCTCGCCGCCCACGCCGCCGCGGCGATCAGCGCGCACCGTCATGCCGGGCAGCTGACATCGGCTCTGCTGTCCCGCGACCGGATCGGCCAGGCCAAAGGCATCATCATGGAGCGATTCGACGTCGACGACGTGCAGGCGTTCGACATGATGCGACGGCTGTCGCAGGAGAGCAACACGCGGCTGGTGGACATCGCCCGGCGCGTGATCGAGACCCGCGGCGGTTCCTGA
- a CDS encoding MOSC and FAD-binding oxidoreductase domain-containing protein: MATLVSVNVGMPRDIAWNDRTVYTGAWKEPVTGPRMVRRLNVDGDGQGDLGGHGGENRAVLVYQLDSYWHWAREFGRDDLELGCLGENLTVEGLPDDEVCIGDRYRVGDVVLEVTQPRVTCYRAGMRIGEPRMAALLVAHRRPGFYCRVITEGELEAGQDIVKVADGPEHMTVAEIDALLYLPGHPRDALDRALRIPALSPGWQTSLRALAEENETTGNPGLAVTGPPPAWAGFRALSVREVHDESRSVRSVVLGDPTGAPLPDWIAGQAITLRMPASNGSAGVVRSYSLSNAPGGGEYRISVKRESHGAASGYIHSRLHPGDLLDVAAPRGTFRLVDDGSPVVLVSAGVGVTPVLSMLHVLAAAGSTRQVWWLHGARDGTEHPFAAEAREFLKRLPHSRFHVFYSRPAPTDRSGVDYSERGRIAGSALDALDVPRDASAYVCGPHAFMTEMEAALIAHGLNAARVYTEIFGAGPALTPGIAAHAVAPHQPAGEPGPGPDVQFSRSGLSASWGPAHMSLLEFAEACDVPVRWSCRTGVCHNCETALLAGSVRYAPEPLEPPAEGNVLICCAQPTEAVVLDL, from the coding sequence GTGGCCACCCTGGTATCCGTCAACGTCGGCATGCCCAGAGACATCGCGTGGAACGACCGCACCGTCTACACCGGGGCGTGGAAAGAGCCGGTCACCGGGCCGCGCATGGTGCGCCGCCTCAACGTCGACGGCGACGGCCAGGGAGACCTCGGCGGGCACGGCGGGGAGAACCGCGCGGTGCTGGTCTATCAGCTCGACTCCTACTGGCACTGGGCCCGCGAATTCGGCCGCGACGACCTCGAGCTGGGGTGTCTGGGCGAGAACCTCACCGTCGAGGGGCTGCCCGACGACGAGGTGTGCATCGGTGACCGCTACCGCGTGGGCGACGTGGTCCTCGAGGTGACCCAGCCGCGTGTCACGTGCTACCGCGCGGGGATGCGGATCGGGGAACCGCGGATGGCCGCCCTGCTCGTCGCGCACCGCAGACCCGGGTTCTACTGCCGTGTCATCACCGAGGGTGAGCTCGAAGCCGGCCAGGACATCGTCAAGGTCGCCGACGGCCCCGAACACATGACCGTCGCCGAGATCGATGCCCTGCTCTACCTTCCGGGTCATCCCCGCGACGCCCTCGACCGCGCGCTGCGCATCCCCGCTCTGAGCCCGGGCTGGCAGACGTCGCTGCGCGCGCTGGCCGAGGAGAACGAGACCACAGGCAACCCGGGGCTGGCCGTCACGGGTCCGCCGCCGGCGTGGGCCGGCTTCCGCGCGCTGTCGGTGCGCGAGGTGCACGACGAGAGCCGCTCGGTGCGGTCGGTGGTGCTCGGCGACCCGACCGGCGCACCGCTGCCCGATTGGATTGCCGGACAGGCGATCACGCTACGCATGCCGGCATCTAACGGGTCGGCGGGCGTGGTCCGCAGCTACTCCCTGTCCAACGCCCCCGGCGGGGGCGAATACCGCATCAGCGTCAAGCGCGAGTCCCACGGCGCGGCCAGCGGATACATTCATTCGCGGCTGCACCCGGGCGACCTTCTCGACGTCGCCGCGCCGCGGGGCACGTTCCGGCTCGTCGACGACGGGTCGCCCGTCGTCCTCGTCTCCGCCGGCGTCGGGGTGACGCCGGTTCTGTCGATGCTGCACGTGCTCGCCGCCGCGGGCTCCACCCGGCAGGTGTGGTGGCTGCACGGAGCTCGTGACGGCACGGAGCACCCGTTTGCCGCCGAAGCGCGGGAATTTTTGAAACGGTTGCCTCACAGCAGATTTCACGTCTTCTATAGCCGCCCCGCGCCAACCGATCGGTCCGGTGTGGACTACAGCGAGCGTGGCCGGATCGCGGGTTCGGCGCTGGACGCGCTCGACGTGCCGCGCGACGCCAGCGCCTACGTGTGCGGCCCGCACGCGTTCATGACCGAGATGGAGGCGGCGCTGATCGCGCACGGTCTGAACGCCGCCCGGGTGTACACCGAGATCTTCGGCGCCGGGCCGGCACTCACGCCCGGCATCGCCGCCCACGCGGTCGCCCCGCACCAGCCCGCCGGAGAACCGGGACCCGGACCGGACGTGCAGTTCTCTCGTAGCGGCCTCTCGGCGTCGTGGGGGCCGGCGCACATGAGCCTGCTCGAGTTCGCCGAGGCCTGCGACGTCCCCGTCCGCTGGTCGTGCCGCACCGGGGTGTGCCACAACTGTGAGACCGCGTTGCTGGCCGGGTCGGTCCGCTACGCGCCCGAGCCGCTGGAACCGCCCGCCGAGGGCAACGTGCTGATCTGCTGCGCGCAGCCCACCGAGGCCGTCGTGCTCGACCTGTGA
- a CDS encoding DUF2231 domain-containing protein yields MNLHRALAAVERFRFLDGAAATAAGVADTVVDRARLGRLLRGSWLGHPVHPLLVTVPIGAWTSSAVFDVVFKDPATARRLVGIGLAATPPTVLAGWADYALLNRPQQRVGLVHAASNGTALLLFALSYRAYRRERSTAARRYCLLGLAAMGVGGALGGHLSYAQGAGMFRWQPVRALTDRSPREYLHAA; encoded by the coding sequence ATGAACCTGCATCGCGCGCTCGCGGCTGTCGAGCGCTTCCGCTTCCTCGACGGTGCCGCGGCGACCGCGGCGGGCGTCGCCGACACGGTGGTCGACCGCGCCCGGCTCGGTCGGCTTCTGCGCGGCTCGTGGCTGGGTCACCCTGTGCACCCGCTGCTGGTGACGGTGCCGATCGGGGCGTGGACCTCGTCGGCGGTGTTCGACGTGGTGTTCAAGGATCCGGCCACCGCGCGCCGACTGGTGGGCATCGGGCTGGCGGCGACCCCGCCGACGGTGCTGGCCGGCTGGGCCGACTATGCCCTCCTGAACCGGCCGCAGCAGCGGGTGGGCCTGGTGCACGCCGCCTCGAACGGCACGGCGCTGCTGCTGTTCGCGCTGTCCTACCGCGCCTACCGCCGTGAGCGCTCGACGGCCGCGCGCCGGTACTGCCTGCTCGGGCTGGCCGCGATGGGAGTGGGCGGTGCGCTGGGCGGGCACCTGTCCTATGCGCAGGGCGCGGGCATGTTCCGATGGCAGCCGGTGCGGGCGCTCACCGACCGCAGCCCGCGCGAATACCTGCACGCCGCTTAG
- a CDS encoding LLM class F420-dependent oxidoreductase — protein sequence MAKIGYFLSCEQWTPQSLVDQAKRAEDAGFEALWISDHFHPWNDAQGQSPFVWGVIGALSQVTSLPVSTAVTCPTMRIHPAIIAQAAATAAVQLDGRFVLGVGSGELLNEHILGDQWPSVGVRLEMLEEAIDVIRLLHKGEEISHHGEHYEVQEARIYTCPQEPVPIYVSGFGTQAAELAGRIGDGFCTTMPDADLVKAFREGGGGDKPVQAGTKVSWDRDAAAGLDAAHRLWANESLPGQLAQTLPRPRDFEAAATLVTRDMVAESVTCGPDVDAHVAQIREFVDADVDEIYVQQIGPDLDGFFATFGRDVLPQLR from the coding sequence ATGGCGAAGATCGGATACTTCCTGTCGTGCGAGCAGTGGACCCCACAAAGCCTGGTCGACCAGGCCAAACGCGCGGAGGACGCTGGCTTCGAGGCCCTGTGGATCTCCGATCACTTCCACCCGTGGAACGACGCGCAGGGCCAGAGCCCGTTCGTGTGGGGCGTGATCGGTGCGCTCTCCCAAGTGACGTCGCTCCCGGTGAGTACGGCCGTGACGTGTCCGACGATGCGGATCCACCCGGCGATCATCGCGCAGGCCGCGGCCACGGCCGCCGTCCAACTCGACGGCCGGTTCGTGCTCGGGGTCGGCAGCGGCGAACTGCTCAACGAGCACATCCTGGGCGATCAGTGGCCGTCGGTCGGCGTGCGGCTGGAGATGCTCGAGGAGGCGATCGACGTGATCCGACTGCTGCACAAAGGCGAGGAGATCAGCCACCACGGCGAGCACTACGAGGTGCAGGAGGCACGGATCTACACCTGCCCGCAGGAGCCCGTTCCGATCTACGTGTCCGGATTCGGCACGCAGGCAGCCGAATTGGCCGGCCGGATCGGCGACGGGTTCTGCACCACGATGCCCGACGCGGACCTGGTGAAGGCCTTCCGCGAGGGCGGGGGCGGCGACAAGCCGGTGCAGGCGGGCACGAAGGTGAGTTGGGACCGCGACGCCGCCGCCGGACTGGACGCCGCACACCGGCTGTGGGCCAACGAGTCCCTGCCCGGCCAACTCGCGCAGACGCTACCGCGGCCGCGCGACTTCGAGGCGGCCGCGACCCTGGTGACCCGGGACATGGTGGCGGAGTCGGTCACCTGTGGGCCTGATGTGGACGCCCATGTCGCCCAGATCCGGGAGTTCGTCGACGCCGATGTCGACGAGATCTACGTGCAGCAGATCGGCCCGGATCTGGACGGCTTCTTCGCCACCTTCGGCCGCGACGTGTTGCCGCAGCTGCGCTGA